From one Microbacterium aurum genomic stretch:
- a CDS encoding helix-turn-helix transcriptional regulator, whose protein sequence is MEAHARIAVEPAFLTQAEVAVLLGVPERTLEGWRLTKSGPPWLKLGRHVKYDSEDVLAWAREQRHG, encoded by the coding sequence ATGGAAGCTCATGCACGCATCGCGGTCGAGCCCGCGTTCCTGACCCAGGCCGAGGTCGCCGTTCTGCTGGGGGTGCCCGAGCGCACGCTCGAAGGCTGGCGGCTCACGAAGTCGGGACCGCCGTGGTTGAAGCTCGGTCGGCACGTGAAGTACGACAGTGAGGACGTGCTCGCGTGGGCGCGGGAGCAGCGTCATGGCTAG
- a CDS encoding tyrosine-type recombinase/integrase, with the protein MARPKIAAGEVGQVQVTQLASGKWRARARMRDDSGELVQLRAEAATEDAAREELLSRAKTLTTHAKAIVTAASTIQEAAEAWLPTVKVRAENGTLSWSTYENYETTVRLTLVPVCGGVTLEALTVGRCDRIIQNLLADRGVSAARKARSVLSLICGFAVRDDAIPTNPVRDVTRLPTPDKKTAMLTPQQIEAIRDLMTRWRETEGMGPRPNWRALVDGMDIMLGTSARVGECIGLRRCDVDMTTAPPTILIDGTVIQNKAQGIQRKNAPKRTRQRRRVALPALAADAVRRRLALAEKGLEALLFPTKTGKPMSVSNYERLLRSFIDDNRDELVRLGVDVDEYSTHIYRRTTATLVERAAGLTIASRLLGHANEMVTRNSYVITAEQVDVVTADILDTILGT; encoded by the coding sequence ATGGCTAGGCCGAAGATCGCCGCGGGCGAGGTCGGCCAGGTGCAGGTGACCCAGCTCGCGAGCGGCAAGTGGCGGGCACGCGCCCGGATGCGCGACGACTCCGGCGAGTTGGTGCAGCTCCGCGCCGAAGCCGCTACCGAGGATGCAGCCCGCGAGGAGCTGCTGTCGCGCGCGAAGACCCTGACGACGCACGCGAAGGCCATCGTCACCGCCGCATCGACCATCCAGGAGGCGGCGGAGGCGTGGCTGCCGACGGTGAAGGTGCGCGCCGAGAACGGCACGCTGTCGTGGTCGACGTATGAGAACTACGAGACCACCGTCCGTCTCACGCTCGTCCCCGTCTGTGGCGGCGTCACGCTGGAGGCGCTCACGGTCGGCCGCTGCGATCGGATCATCCAGAACCTCCTTGCCGACCGGGGTGTGTCCGCAGCGCGGAAGGCCCGTTCGGTGCTCTCGCTCATCTGCGGGTTCGCCGTGCGCGACGACGCGATTCCGACGAACCCGGTGCGCGACGTCACGCGGCTGCCGACGCCGGATAAGAAGACCGCGATGCTCACTCCGCAGCAGATCGAGGCGATCCGCGACCTCATGACCCGGTGGCGGGAGACGGAGGGCATGGGACCGCGCCCGAACTGGCGGGCGCTCGTGGACGGCATGGACATCATGCTCGGCACCTCCGCTCGCGTGGGGGAGTGCATCGGCCTGCGCCGCTGCGACGTGGACATGACCACCGCCCCGCCGACGATCCTGATCGACGGCACCGTGATCCAGAACAAGGCGCAGGGCATTCAGCGGAAGAACGCCCCGAAGCGTACCCGCCAACGTCGTCGCGTCGCGCTCCCCGCTCTTGCGGCCGACGCAGTGCGGCGCCGGCTCGCACTCGCGGAGAAGGGGCTGGAGGCGTTGCTGTTCCCGACGAAGACCGGCAAGCCGATGAGCGTGTCGAACTACGAGCGTCTACTGCGCTCGTTCATCGACGACAACCGTGATGAGCTCGTGCGTCTCGGTGTTGACGTGGATGAGTACTCGACGCACATCTACCGGCGCACCACCGCGACTCTCGTGGAGCGCGCGGCGGGGCTCACGATCGCGTCACGGCTGCTCGGGCATGCGAACGAGATGGTCACACGCAACAGCTACGTCATCACGGCCGAGCAAGTTGATGTCGTCACCGCCGACATCCTCGACACGATCCTTGGGACGTGA
- the mobF gene encoding MobF family relaxase, translating to MKGGVVLFRGTGTAARRYLESDRSTADEYYLEGGTALPGFTVTDAAGEVIEGRTLNPEQYAAWVDWTDPISGTSMGTPRGAGEGMRGSPRFAEMVINAPKSLSIAAALHPEVSDALDAAQQDAAAEIRRWLAQHSVTRIGPRHAREIVPVQQLQTVAVAHKTSRAGDPHRHIHFQIGTRVYAAGKWRGLDTAALFKQQGAIRALGTAIIAAHPQLAAVLDKHGLTLDPATGEVAELEPFNAALSKRGAQVERNLATFEAKWEAAHPGEEPGPVVRARLKAKAWEHERPGKKPTVLGSEAGWRAELEDAGYSPDAPRAHRPAPVALDELRIEEVASRALDRAAAGASAWTAHTLREHVTRITTEHGVQATPEELREFVQLATQLAASDCLSVLPPGAPKPEHVAHLTSLRVVAAETDLRDLLTARAEKSNQRIPGVHKLAVQAGLDDDQERAAAVVASANPLVVVEGAAGSGKTTMLKTAIEAAAAEGRGTRVVTPTKKAADVAAQELGIPTDSVAALVYAHGFRWNSDGVWTRLRPGDADPETGSTYRGPVHEASLALGERIVVDEAGMLDQDSALALLQVADEAGAAVALVGDRAQLPAVGRGGVLDIATKLTPAVVDMTSLHRFTDPAYAAFTLELRHARSPAAIFDRLNERGLIALHDTDEDLRSAIATTTSTADAITAATNDEARALNERIRAERVDCDEVDDGRTVFGSDGLPIGAGDVIQTRSNESTLGVANRQTWTVQHVGDDGALSVVETGNGRKWQRTVTLPAEYVAEDAHLA from the coding sequence GTGAAAGGCGGCGTGGTCCTGTTCCGCGGTACTGGCACGGCTGCGCGCCGGTACCTGGAGTCCGACAGATCCACCGCCGACGAGTACTACCTGGAGGGCGGCACCGCGCTGCCGGGGTTCACCGTCACCGACGCCGCGGGCGAGGTCATCGAGGGGCGTACGCTCAACCCGGAGCAGTACGCCGCATGGGTCGACTGGACGGACCCGATTAGCGGCACATCGATGGGAACCCCGCGCGGCGCGGGCGAGGGGATGCGGGGTTCGCCGCGGTTTGCGGAGATGGTGATCAACGCCCCGAAGTCTCTCTCCATCGCCGCCGCCCTGCATCCGGAGGTTTCCGACGCGCTCGACGCCGCGCAACAGGATGCGGCGGCGGAGATCCGACGCTGGCTCGCCCAGCACTCGGTCACCCGGATCGGGCCTCGGCACGCGCGAGAGATTGTGCCGGTGCAGCAGTTGCAGACCGTCGCGGTCGCGCACAAGACCAGCCGTGCGGGTGACCCGCACCGGCACATCCACTTCCAGATCGGCACCCGCGTCTACGCCGCGGGGAAGTGGCGCGGTCTGGACACCGCGGCGCTGTTCAAGCAGCAGGGCGCGATTCGCGCCCTTGGCACCGCGATCATCGCCGCCCACCCGCAACTCGCCGCCGTACTCGACAAGCACGGTCTCACGCTCGACCCGGCGACGGGAGAGGTCGCAGAGCTGGAGCCGTTCAACGCGGCCCTGTCGAAGCGCGGTGCGCAGGTCGAACGCAATCTCGCCACCTTCGAGGCCAAATGGGAAGCTGCGCATCCCGGCGAGGAACCCGGGCCGGTCGTGCGGGCGCGGCTGAAAGCGAAGGCGTGGGAGCACGAACGCCCGGGGAAGAAGCCCACGGTGCTCGGCAGCGAGGCCGGTTGGCGCGCGGAGCTCGAAGACGCCGGCTACAGCCCGGATGCACCACGGGCGCACAGGCCTGCACCGGTCGCGCTCGACGAACTGCGCATCGAAGAAGTCGCATCTCGTGCACTTGACCGTGCGGCGGCGGGTGCATCGGCGTGGACGGCGCATACGCTGCGCGAGCACGTCACCCGCATCACCACCGAGCACGGCGTGCAAGCCACACCCGAGGAGCTACGAGAGTTCGTGCAACTGGCGACGCAGCTCGCAGCATCGGACTGCCTCTCCGTCCTCCCACCCGGCGCGCCGAAGCCGGAGCACGTCGCGCATCTGACATCGCTGCGCGTCGTCGCTGCCGAGACGGACCTGCGCGACCTGCTCACCGCACGCGCGGAGAAGTCCAACCAGCGCATCCCGGGCGTACACAAGCTCGCGGTGCAGGCGGGCCTGGATGATGACCAGGAACGAGCGGCCGCAGTCGTCGCATCCGCCAACCCGCTCGTCGTGGTCGAAGGCGCCGCGGGGTCGGGTAAGACGACCATGCTCAAGACGGCCATCGAAGCCGCAGCAGCCGAGGGCCGTGGGACGCGGGTCGTCACGCCGACGAAGAAGGCCGCCGACGTCGCGGCGCAGGAACTCGGCATCCCGACCGACTCCGTGGCCGCGCTCGTCTACGCACACGGGTTCCGGTGGAACAGCGACGGCGTGTGGACACGCCTGCGGCCCGGTGATGCCGATCCCGAAACCGGAAGCACCTACCGGGGGCCGGTGCATGAGGCGAGTCTCGCACTTGGTGAGCGGATCGTCGTCGACGAGGCAGGGATGCTCGACCAAGACTCCGCACTCGCACTGTTGCAGGTCGCGGACGAGGCCGGGGCGGCTGTCGCGCTCGTCGGAGACCGGGCGCAACTCCCCGCCGTCGGACGCGGAGGCGTTCTCGACATCGCCACCAAACTCACCCCAGCAGTCGTGGATATGACGAGCCTGCACCGCTTCACCGACCCCGCGTATGCGGCGTTCACGCTCGAGCTGCGGCATGCCCGCAGTCCCGCCGCGATCTTCGATCGGCTGAACGAGCGCGGACTGATCGCCCTGCACGACACCGATGAGGACCTGCGGTCGGCCATCGCCACGACGACGAGTACAGCGGATGCGATCACCGCCGCGACGAACGACGAGGCCCGGGCGCTCAACGAACGCATCCGTGCCGAGCGGGTCGACTGCGACGAGGTTGACGACGGGCGGACGGTGTTCGGCAGCGACGGGCTGCCCATCGGCGCCGGGGACGTGATCCAGACCCGCAGCAACGAGTCCACGCTCGGCGTTGCCAACCGGCAGACCTGGACCGTGCAGCACGTCGGCGACGACGGTGCGCTGAGCGTCGTCGAGACCGGCAACGGCCGTAAGTGGCAGCGCACCGTGACCTTGCCCGCGGAGTACGTGGCCGAGGATGCGCATCTGGCCTAG
- a CDS encoding recombinase family protein, with product MGQEQQVQATGSAAPVRAVMYVRISDDPEGTERGVDRQEADCRAYVAAHGWEVAAVFRENDTSAFKQRTITLPSGERVRRVIRPQFRTMLKHLSDGHAQVMIAYDLDRAVRDPRDLEDLIDAKVLGGFTVRSVTGSLRLDTDSDVAMARVLVAMANKSSADTARRVARAAKQQAVEGAWHGGRVPFGYRAENGVLIVDPVTGPLVIEAYQRVLAGDSLYRIRKDWNERGILTTHECAWSDRTLKLMLRNPSNKGTREYRPVMPDGSRAKTSKMQVQAAWPALVDEDTWQQVSDVLDARKKARNFHQPGTGAAKRMYPFSGLIRCSKCGTAMIHRGVVYQCIQPTRGGCHRSIRSTEITKLVEEAVLATFEQITLHPTKRSKSDGDLAARVGLAATLDADRERLARLDDDYYDGLIDKAMWVRQRARIAERIEAIRREYAATTPEHAGPSIDVTTVAAEWEGRTPMWQYQAACLILQAVLVHALPEGMNGATPARRRNETVEAFHERRAAYRAEILSHRVEFIWRA from the coding sequence ATGGGCCAGGAACAGCAGGTGCAGGCTACGGGATCAGCAGCGCCGGTGCGGGCGGTGATGTACGTCAGGATCAGCGATGACCCCGAGGGCACCGAACGAGGCGTAGATCGGCAGGAGGCCGATTGCCGTGCATACGTCGCAGCCCACGGGTGGGAAGTCGCAGCGGTGTTTCGTGAGAATGACACGTCGGCGTTCAAGCAGCGCACGATCACACTGCCGTCTGGTGAGCGGGTGCGCCGGGTGATCCGCCCGCAGTTCCGTACCATGCTGAAACACCTGAGCGACGGGCATGCGCAGGTGATGATCGCCTACGACTTGGATCGGGCGGTGCGCGACCCGCGCGACTTGGAAGACCTCATCGACGCGAAAGTCCTCGGCGGGTTCACCGTCCGCTCCGTCACTGGCTCACTCAGGTTGGACACGGACTCTGACGTGGCAATGGCGCGGGTGCTGGTGGCGATGGCGAACAAGTCCTCCGCTGACACCGCGCGCCGTGTCGCGCGGGCGGCGAAGCAGCAGGCCGTCGAGGGTGCCTGGCACGGCGGCAGGGTGCCGTTCGGCTACCGCGCCGAGAACGGCGTCCTGATTGTCGATCCGGTGACCGGGCCTCTGGTGATCGAGGCGTACCAGCGGGTGCTGGCCGGTGACTCGCTGTATCGGATTCGGAAGGACTGGAATGAGCGCGGCATTCTCACCACTCATGAGTGTGCGTGGTCGGATCGGACGCTGAAACTGATGCTCCGTAACCCCTCGAACAAAGGGACACGCGAATACCGGCCCGTGATGCCCGATGGGAGCCGCGCGAAGACCTCGAAGATGCAGGTGCAAGCGGCGTGGCCTGCGCTCGTGGACGAGGACACCTGGCAGCAAGTCTCCGACGTGCTCGACGCGCGGAAGAAGGCTCGGAACTTCCACCAGCCCGGCACCGGCGCGGCGAAGCGCATGTACCCGTTCTCCGGGCTCATCCGCTGCTCGAAGTGCGGGACCGCGATGATTCACCGTGGCGTCGTGTACCAGTGCATCCAGCCCACGCGCGGTGGGTGCCACCGATCAATCCGCTCGACTGAAATCACGAAACTCGTGGAGGAGGCGGTGCTCGCGACGTTCGAGCAGATCACCCTCCACCCCACAAAACGCAGCAAGTCTGACGGTGACCTTGCGGCGCGGGTCGGGCTCGCAGCGACGCTCGACGCGGACCGGGAGCGACTGGCACGGCTCGATGATGACTACTACGACGGTCTGATCGACAAGGCCATGTGGGTGCGGCAACGCGCGAGGATCGCGGAGCGGATCGAGGCCATCCGCCGCGAGTACGCCGCCACGACGCCCGAGCATGCTGGGCCGAGCATCGACGTGACCACCGTCGCCGCCGAGTGGGAGGGCCGTACTCCGATGTGGCAGTACCAAGCAGCATGCCTCATCCTGCAAGCCGTCCTCGTTCACGCTCTCCCGGAGGGCATGAACGGTGCGACCCCGGCCCGTCGCCGCAACGAAACCGTCGAAGCCTTCCATGAGCGCCGTGCCGCGTACCGCGCCGAAATCCTCTCGCACCGGGTCGAGTTCATCTGGCGCGCATAG
- a CDS encoding exopolyphosphatase: MRYTAIKYRPLASKHGLDAWEVASAAFEVMLAPSTRNAGNPWAVVTRAVQITCNAETRAAGLLTSASKVRHTSRIVGFHDAVRFAERERLADYHPAFTHHDDGDAEDSEHEARVAALLSVTVALFASTGWDAALVAECMEHVAYRLADLSSRARAVEVLRRDRAMPMLLGLPPRSWSALLRIVLGHPAPKHPGTPVGDGVFLRLLNGEPLDALRSDEALMDAIRAANPDKHTAP; the protein is encoded by the coding sequence ATGCGCTACACCGCGATCAAGTACCGGCCACTTGCCAGTAAGCACGGTCTGGATGCCTGGGAAGTAGCGTCCGCCGCGTTCGAGGTGATGCTCGCCCCTTCGACGCGGAACGCGGGCAACCCGTGGGCGGTGGTCACTCGTGCTGTGCAGATCACCTGTAACGCTGAGACTCGTGCCGCCGGGTTGCTGACCTCGGCCAGCAAGGTGCGCCATACCTCTCGGATCGTTGGATTTCATGATGCCGTACGGTTCGCCGAACGAGAGCGCCTGGCTGACTATCACCCCGCGTTCACACACCACGACGACGGTGACGCAGAAGACAGCGAACATGAGGCAAGGGTGGCCGCTCTGCTGTCTGTCACTGTCGCACTGTTCGCCTCTACGGGGTGGGATGCGGCGCTGGTCGCCGAGTGCATGGAGCATGTGGCCTACCGGCTCGCCGACCTATCATCGCGAGCCCGAGCGGTCGAGGTGCTGCGCCGTGACCGCGCGATGCCGATGCTGCTCGGACTGCCGCCTCGGTCGTGGTCTGCGCTGTTGCGGATCGTGCTGGGGCATCCCGCCCCGAAGCACCCGGGCACTCCGGTCGGTGACGGTGTGTTCCTGCGGTTACTGAACGGCGAACCGCTGGACGCTCTGCGCAGCGACGAGGCGCTGATGGATGCGATCCGCGCCGCCAACCCCGACAAACACACCGCACCATGA
- a CDS encoding CPBP family intramembrane glutamic endopeptidase, with amino-acid sequence MRNLSARQVTGLLIVGTTSGMAIPLVLWLIRDPAWFVTDLLGVNQAASSIPWAWVLAAVIVVAYVAYTFWAVPFVKEHATSFTGLKLLAIPLALVTGTLEELLFRKFLMDWLDGLGAAGVLQVLAAAVAFGVAHSLWVLFSRDARIIVPVVTATTALGAALGATYLLADRNVLPVIAAHIAINLVIEPWLLLSSINGRWDTSTHEPVSDIRVK; translated from the coding sequence GTGCGCAATCTCTCAGCTCGCCAGGTCACGGGGCTGCTCATTGTGGGCACGACCTCGGGCATGGCGATCCCCTTGGTGCTGTGGTTGATCCGCGACCCGGCATGGTTCGTCACCGACCTGCTCGGCGTGAACCAGGCGGCATCTTCGATCCCGTGGGCCTGGGTGCTCGCGGCGGTCATCGTCGTCGCGTACGTCGCGTACACGTTCTGGGCGGTGCCGTTCGTCAAGGAGCATGCCACCTCGTTCACGGGCCTCAAGCTCCTCGCCATCCCACTGGCACTGGTCACAGGGACACTGGAAGAACTGCTGTTCCGCAAGTTCCTCATGGACTGGCTCGACGGGCTCGGCGCAGCCGGTGTCCTGCAAGTCCTCGCGGCGGCGGTCGCCTTCGGCGTAGCGCATTCCCTCTGGGTGCTGTTCTCTCGTGACGCGCGGATCATTGTCCCTGTCGTCACGGCCACTACCGCTCTCGGCGCGGCGCTCGGCGCGACCTACCTTCTCGCAGACCGCAACGTGCTCCCCGTGATCGCTGCGCACATCGCCATCAACCTCGTCATCGAACCCTGGCTGCTCCTCAGCTCCATCAACGGGCGATGGGACACATCAACCCACGAGCCGGTGAGCGACATCCGCGTCAAGTGA
- a CDS encoding TetR/AcrR family transcriptional regulator encodes MPKVVDHDARRMAITRAVARLIERDGIHTVSVRTVAVEAGVQPSTLRHYFPSSDQMLAATIQMVRDDQAERLAALAPAGNPHDDIRQAWLQALPLDAARRTEAHVWLAVTATARDTELRAILRGIEDGLQHLCRVTAQTFAPRADVAREATLLRAFTDGLTLNAIADPESFTPEHITVVLDTYLARLAA; translated from the coding sequence ATGCCGAAGGTCGTGGATCACGATGCACGCCGGATGGCGATCACGCGCGCGGTCGCGCGGCTGATCGAACGCGACGGCATCCACACCGTGTCCGTGCGTACGGTCGCAGTCGAAGCGGGCGTGCAGCCGTCGACGCTGCGGCATTACTTCCCCAGCAGCGACCAAATGCTTGCAGCGACCATCCAGATGGTTCGCGACGACCAAGCAGAGCGACTTGCAGCCCTTGCTCCCGCAGGCAACCCCCACGACGATATTCGTCAGGCGTGGCTCCAAGCGCTCCCACTGGACGCGGCGCGCCGAACAGAAGCACACGTCTGGCTCGCCGTTACCGCCACCGCACGCGACACCGAACTCCGGGCAATCCTCCGGGGGATTGAGGATGGACTACAGCACTTGTGTCGGGTCACCGCGCAGACCTTCGCGCCCCGCGCCGACGTCGCACGCGAAGCCACCCTGCTGCGAGCCTTCACCGACGGCCTCACGCTCAACGCGATCGCCGACCCCGAATCATTCACGCCCGAGCACATCACCGTCGTCCTCGACACCTATCTCGCCCGACTCGCAGCCTGA
- the mobF gene encoding MobF family relaxase: MREARMKGGVILFRGNGAAARRYVEADRSRADEYYLGADNAVAEYVVLDAYGEVSAARSLSAEEYEGWVDWTDPITGESMGTPRKPGEGTKGSPLFAEMTINAPKSLSAAAALHPRVSVALDQAQQDALAEIRRWLGQHSVTRVGPRDAREVVPIERMQVVGISHKTSRAGDPHRHIHMQIGTRVWAAGKWRALDTAALFKQQGAIRALGTAVIAAHPELTETLNRHGLTLDPVSGEVAELEPFNAVMSKRSAQIRRNLDRLEAEWEAAHPGQTPGPVLTAQFQGVAWTHQRPGKKPADLKNEQWWRQELADAGYDPARVQRRETRASVSLDDLAVQEVASRALDRCAAAASTWTPHTVAEHVTRITTEHGVQATPAELREFIRLAASLATNDCFSVLPPGAATPEHVAHLTSLSVVAAETALRDQLAASTPKREPEHPDVPRAAHAAGLDAGQAVAAAAVASTDPLVIVEGAAGSGKTTMLRTAIQVAAEHGRASRVVAPTLRAAQVAHQELGVPATSVAALVYAHGWRWNDDGVWTRLNPGDTDPATSSAYTGPPRDAALSSGERVIVDEAGMLDQDTAHALLTVTAEAGATIALVGDRAQLPAVGRGGVLDMAAQIRGRTYDMTELHRFADTKYAALTLVMRDRENPGAVFDRLAAMNLVTLHADDDAAREYVTAHARKGEVTTVATNDEAAALNERIRAGRVERGEVDDMATATGSDGLSIGAGDLIQTRKNSSDLGVANRQQWIVQRVTDDGTVYVREVGNGRKHLNTVALPSEYVGEHAHLSYAATAYGVQGATVNASHTVLSEATSAAGVYVGMTRGREQNRLHVVAGNLAEARAQFIDAMQRDPADRGLDHATAQAIDAVRGLVADGPVRLVTDELARLDEEAERAHRQAQRWEEAAARLDAQRAAHRAEDDEDATTLRRAEDETARVRAEVTVPLTVRAETDGAAYLAAIKTEAAASARLATTGRFGRRKARAEHQTATEQARNVRSQVREVWGGELPGTPESLPAWAVQAAALRAEADPRVSDAERAVEVVHAEQKETRQRHQRERMTLLVSEFGPEHARRAEFGMGAVNPHRNADDARRRATLIRAEADELRSLPVNDAAQRIEVKRAEKEHTRQREGQLSKPFDHEPRRSKPKRDGPARGL, translated from the coding sequence ATGAGGGAGGCCAGGATGAAGGGCGGCGTGATCCTGTTCCGCGGCAACGGTGCCGCCGCGCGCCGCTATGTCGAGGCCGACCGCTCCCGCGCCGACGAGTACTACCTCGGCGCAGACAACGCCGTAGCCGAGTACGTCGTCCTCGATGCGTACGGCGAGGTTAGCGCCGCCCGTTCCCTCTCGGCTGAGGAGTACGAGGGGTGGGTGGACTGGACAGACCCGATCACAGGCGAGTCGATGGGCACCCCGCGCAAGCCTGGCGAGGGCACGAAGGGATCGCCGTTGTTCGCGGAGATGACGATCAACGCACCCAAGAGCCTGTCGGCCGCCGCCGCCCTCCACCCCAGAGTCTCCGTCGCACTCGACCAGGCTCAGCAGGACGCTCTTGCCGAGATTCGCCGCTGGCTCGGCCAACACTCCGTGACGAGGGTCGGGCCGCGTGACGCGCGGGAGGTCGTGCCTATTGAGCGTATGCAGGTCGTCGGCATCTCGCATAAGACCTCGCGGGCGGGTGATCCGCACCGGCATATCCACATGCAGATCGGCACGAGGGTGTGGGCGGCTGGGAAGTGGCGTGCGCTGGACACCGCGGCGTTGTTCAAGCAGCAGGGAGCGATCCGCGCGCTCGGCACCGCTGTGATCGCCGCGCATCCTGAGTTGACCGAGACGCTGAACCGCCACGGCCTGACCCTCGATCCGGTGTCCGGTGAGGTGGCCGAGTTGGAGCCGTTCAACGCGGTCATGTCGAAGCGGTCGGCGCAGATCAGACGCAACCTCGACCGCCTCGAAGCCGAATGGGAAGCCGCGCACCCCGGTCAGACGCCCGGCCCGGTGCTCACGGCACAGTTCCAGGGTGTCGCGTGGACACACCAGCGTCCGGGCAAGAAGCCCGCGGACTTGAAGAACGAGCAGTGGTGGCGGCAGGAACTCGCAGACGCCGGATACGACCCCGCCCGCGTCCAGCGGCGCGAAACGCGCGCCTCGGTGTCGCTGGATGACCTCGCCGTGCAGGAGGTCGCGAGCCGTGCGCTGGATCGCTGCGCAGCGGCGGCATCGACGTGGACGCCGCACACCGTGGCCGAGCACGTCACCCGCATCACCACCGAACACGGCGTGCAGGCCACGCCCGCCGAGTTGCGTGAGTTCATCCGCCTGGCAGCCAGCCTCGCAACCAACGATTGCTTCTCCGTCCTGCCACCAGGGGCGGCGACGCCGGAGCATGTGGCGCATCTGACCAGCCTGAGTGTCGTGGCCGCTGAGACCGCGCTGCGCGACCAGCTCGCTGCGAGCACACCCAAGCGGGAGCCGGAGCACCCCGATGTGCCTCGTGCCGCGCACGCGGCAGGACTCGATGCGGGGCAGGCGGTCGCGGCCGCCGCGGTCGCCTCAACCGACCCGCTGGTGATCGTGGAAGGCGCAGCGGGCAGCGGGAAGACCACCATGCTCCGCACGGCTATCCAGGTCGCAGCTGAGCACGGCAGAGCCTCGCGGGTGGTCGCGCCGACGCTGCGAGCGGCGCAGGTTGCGCACCAGGAACTCGGTGTACCCGCAACCTCGGTCGCCGCACTCGTCTACGCGCACGGGTGGCGGTGGAACGACGACGGCGTATGGACACGCCTGAACCCCGGCGACACCGACCCCGCAACCAGCAGCGCCTACACCGGCCCGCCGCGCGATGCCGCGCTCTCGTCTGGTGAGCGGGTGATCGTGGACGAAGCAGGCATGCTCGACCAGGACACCGCCCACGCCCTCCTGACCGTCACCGCCGAGGCCGGGGCGACGATCGCACTCGTCGGTGACCGCGCGCAGCTCCCCGCCGTCGGTCGTGGCGGAGTGCTGGACATGGCCGCGCAGATCAGGGGCCGCACCTATGACATGACCGAACTCCACAGGTTCGCTGATACCAAGTACGCCGCGCTGACGTTGGTGATGCGGGACCGGGAGAACCCCGGCGCGGTGTTCGACCGGCTCGCCGCGATGAACCTCGTCACCCTGCACGCCGACGACGATGCGGCCCGTGAGTACGTCACGGCGCACGCTCGCAAGGGTGAGGTGACCACGGTCGCCACCAACGACGAAGCCGCCGCGCTGAACGAGCGCATCCGTGCTGGCCGGGTCGAGCGCGGTGAGGTCGATGACATGGCGACGGCGACCGGCAGCGACGGGCTATCCATCGGGGCCGGTGACCTCATCCAGACGAGGAAGAACAGCAGCGACCTGGGTGTGGCTAACCGGCAGCAATGGATCGTGCAACGAGTCACCGACGACGGCACCGTCTATGTCCGCGAAGTTGGCAACGGGCGCAAGCATCTGAACACGGTCGCCCTACCGAGCGAGTATGTGGGTGAGCATGCGCACCTGTCTTATGCCGCGACCGCCTACGGCGTCCAAGGCGCGACCGTGAACGCCTCGCATACAGTGCTCAGCGAGGCGACCAGCGCGGCAGGCGTCTACGTCGGCATGACGAGAGGCCGCGAGCAGAACCGGCTCCACGTCGTCGCGGGGAACCTCGCGGAGGCGCGGGCACAGTTCATCGACGCGATGCAACGCGACCCCGCCGACCGCGGTCTCGACCACGCCACCGCCCAAGCCATTGACGCCGTGCGCGGCCTCGTGGCGGATGGCCCTGTTCGGCTCGTCACCGATGAACTCGCCCGACTTGACGAGGAAGCCGAGCGTGCCCACCGGCAGGCGCAACGGTGGGAGGAAGCCGCCGCACGCCTCGACGCCCAGCGCGCCGCACACCGGGCCGAGGACGACGAAGACGCCACCACACTCCGCAGAGCAGAGGACGAGACGGCGCGGGTGCGCGCCGAGGTCACCGTGCCACTCACCGTGCGGGCCGAGACGGATGGCGCGGCCTACCTCGCAGCCATCAAAACTGAGGCCGCTGCGAGTGCGCGGCTGGCGACCACCGGGAGGTTCGGCAGGCGCAAGGCCCGCGCCGAGCACCAGACCGCGACGGAGCAGGCCCGGAACGTCCGTTCGCAGGTGCGCGAAGTCTGGGGCGGTGAACTGCCGGGCACCCCCGAATCCCTACCCGCCTGGGCGGTCCAGGCAGCGGCACTACGAGCCGAGGCAGACCCCCGTGTCAGCGACGCCGAACGCGCGGTCGAGGTAGTACATGCCGAGCAGAAGGAGACCAGGCAGCGACACCAGCGCGAGCGCATGACGTTGCTGGTAAGCGAGTTCGGGCCCGAGCACGCCCGCCGTGCTGAGTTCGGCATGGGCGCGGTCAACCCGCACCGCAATGCCGACGACGCTCGCAGACGAGCCACGCTGATCCGTGCTGAGGCCGATGAACTCCGCAGCCTTCCGGTGAACGACGCCGCCCAGCGGATCGAGGTCAAGCGCGCCGAGAAGGAGCACACTCGGCAGCGAGAAGGGCAACTCAGCAAGCCGTTTGACCACGAGCCCCGCCGCAGCAAGCCAAAGCGCGACGGGCCAGCACGTGGCTTGTGA